In Novosphingobium resinovorum, a single genomic region encodes these proteins:
- a CDS encoding DUF3768 domain-containing protein: MEATTDQIATIAALNDIARRTMGVTCRTVITQGIAALDENTQSDILKMIEGFEDFTPDNDPHGEHDAGFLYRDVIGQWHTRWTDDSTRPALSVMWKFDYYDRDLEFGSAEPWNPDATTRVLTILLTSEY, encoded by the coding sequence ATGGAAGCGACAACTGACCAGATCGCCACCATCGCGGCGCTGAACGACATTGCGCGGCGAACGATGGGTGTGACTTGTCGCACCGTGATTACGCAAGGCATCGCGGCGCTGGACGAGAACACGCAGTCCGACATTCTCAAGATGATCGAGGGCTTTGAGGATTTCACACCCGACAACGACCCGCACGGCGAGCATGACGCCGGTTTCCTTTATCGTGATGTGATCGGCCAATGGCATACCCGCTGGACTGACGACAGCACGCGCCCAGCCCTCTCGGTCATGTGGAAGTTCGACTATTACGACCGCGATCTTGAATTTGGCAGCGCCGAACCGTGGAATCCCGATGCCACAACCCGCGTGCTCACCATTCTCCTAACCAGTGAATATTGA
- a CDS encoding Fic/DOC family protein, which translates to MSDPYTWRNSDVLRNKLGIRADNILKEREAFFSVVRHGELIVQRAMPATNAREYRELHNHLFQDVYDWAGRFRTVDISKPGSTFARAHFIARSMEHEFKQLPDLQTLKSMDRDRFADTMGRHISELNAVHPFREGNGRTMRLHLQLHSLAAEKFVSIQAMGPKDWMEASRDSFHTGNHASLAKVIRDAMPLEQSRVEPARGPAGIAFPPSMESLMPAGERRAMSIEQAKDQISRYLPTAQTVASRQYEQLNRIAETSADMRQLAARSAQELAFFRDPKGPMHHLQLIEQRRYHQIEVSWSEGMDPLQRVRAISAGTADFLSKMTDRDIQAADRVLRLQVMPPGVSQVDLRLAAQFEKNSPEQNRADARFAQFQLAIDKRVATATERGASKEQLAQIVESAKAHVAATLREGKSPTQAAEKSKDRER; encoded by the coding sequence GTGAGCGACCCTTACACCTGGCGTAACAGCGACGTTCTTCGGAACAAGCTGGGAATCCGCGCCGATAATATTCTCAAGGAGCGAGAAGCTTTCTTCTCGGTTGTCCGGCATGGCGAGCTGATTGTGCAGCGCGCCATGCCGGCGACGAATGCGCGCGAGTATCGCGAACTGCACAATCATCTGTTTCAGGATGTATATGATTGGGCGGGGCGCTTTCGGACTGTGGACATAAGCAAACCCGGCAGCACTTTTGCGCGAGCGCACTTCATTGCCCGCAGCATGGAGCACGAATTTAAGCAGCTGCCCGACCTCCAAACCCTCAAGTCGATGGATCGTGATCGCTTTGCCGATACCATGGGACGGCATATCTCCGAATTAAATGCCGTTCATCCGTTCCGTGAGGGCAATGGTCGTACCATGCGGCTGCACTTGCAGCTACATTCCCTTGCGGCCGAAAAATTCGTCTCGATCCAGGCAATGGGGCCGAAGGACTGGATGGAGGCGAGCCGCGATAGCTTCCATACCGGAAATCACGCCTCCCTCGCCAAAGTTATCCGTGATGCCATGCCCCTCGAACAGAGCCGCGTCGAGCCAGCGCGCGGGCCAGCGGGCATCGCGTTTCCGCCCTCGATGGAATCTCTCATGCCAGCTGGCGAACGGCGCGCTATGAGCATCGAGCAAGCCAAGGATCAGATCAGCCGTTACTTACCTACTGCGCAAACCGTTGCGTCGCGGCAGTATGAGCAGCTTAACCGGATCGCGGAAACGTCCGCTGACATGCGCCAGCTAGCCGCCCGTTCTGCGCAGGAACTCGCCTTTTTCCGTGATCCCAAAGGGCCGATGCACCACCTTCAACTGATCGAACAGCGCCGCTATCATCAAATCGAAGTCAGTTGGTCCGAGGGCATGGACCCGCTGCAACGAGTCCGCGCCATCAGCGCGGGCACTGCTGATTTCCTTTCGAAAATGACCGACCGCGACATTCAGGCCGCCGATCGCGTGCTACGTCTGCAAGTCATGCCTCCCGGCGTCAGTCAGGTTGATCTACGCCTTGCCGCGCAATTCGAGAAAAACTCGCCTGAGCAGAACCGGGCCGATGCCAGGTTCGCGCAATTCCAGCTGGCCATTGATAAGCGCGTCGCCACAGCTACCGAGCGCGGCGCATCGAAGGAACAGCTGGCGCAGATCGTCGAAAGCGCAAAGGCGCATGTCGCCGCAACATTGCGCGAAGGCAAATCACCGACACAGGCGGCCGAGAAATCAAAGGACCGCGAGCGCTGA
- a CDS encoding DUF4942 domain-containing protein — MTPAQIADICDGRDKAIALWLSLYDTYHATRDEAARLTLGGALSLSCGRDWTEDTLTRAFIQSQPIDQRDKETGARKTIDARDNFERVLTHTMDRRCWAALMEQLGFDQLLDQQARKEFHDGLRDDPVPFTPDNCAATFGNIWTNRRDLYLRGIANVFAKLDRRFRSHNGFKIGARLIIDRALNEWGSWDRYERRDTLRDVERVFLELDEKPPVSEGHSIASQVADSARVRGSLPTVIEGDYFRVRVFKNGNLHIWFERDDLLQSVNLLLAEYYGEAIGDGYETTEAEAAPAYHITPAKNFGAFMTSPEIAAQVIEHARISTGQRVLEPSAGKAALASAARNAGADVTCVELQPGFAHELRVIHGFADAIEGDFLALDPAHYAPFDAVIMNPPFDRGRDCDHVRHALAFLKPGGVLVAIMSARAEYGEDQRHKALHRMIAGCEAIYFHGRKWIDLPPGSFAHAGTNVNTVLLAIRKPG; from the coding sequence ATGACGCCCGCGCAGATCGCGGATATTTGCGACGGCCGAGACAAGGCCATAGCCCTTTGGCTCAGCCTCTATGACACCTACCATGCAACCCGCGACGAGGCGGCCCGCCTGACCCTTGGCGGCGCACTGTCGCTGTCATGTGGCCGCGACTGGACCGAGGACACGTTGACCCGCGCTTTTATCCAGTCGCAGCCTATCGACCAGCGCGACAAGGAGACGGGAGCGCGCAAGACCATCGACGCACGCGACAATTTCGAGCGCGTCTTGACGCACACGATGGACCGCCGGTGCTGGGCGGCCCTCATGGAGCAGCTGGGTTTTGACCAGCTGCTAGATCAGCAGGCCCGCAAGGAGTTTCATGACGGCTTGCGCGATGATCCCGTGCCGTTCACGCCCGACAACTGCGCCGCCACTTTCGGGAATATCTGGACCAACCGGCGCGACCTTTATTTGCGCGGCATCGCCAACGTCTTCGCCAAGCTGGATCGCCGCTTTCGCTCGCACAACGGTTTCAAGATCGGCGCGCGTCTCATCATCGACCGCGCCTTGAACGAATGGGGATCATGGGACCGCTACGAGCGCCGCGACACGTTGCGGGACGTGGAGCGCGTCTTTCTGGAACTGGACGAAAAGCCCCCGGTTTCAGAGGGCCACAGCATCGCCTCACAGGTTGCCGATTCGGCACGCGTGCGCGGATCGCTGCCAACCGTGATCGAGGGCGACTATTTCCGCGTTCGCGTCTTCAAGAATGGGAATCTGCACATATGGTTCGAGCGTGACGACCTTCTGCAGAGCGTGAATCTGTTGCTCGCGGAATATTACGGCGAGGCTATCGGTGATGGCTATGAGACGACCGAGGCAGAAGCGGCCCCGGCCTATCATATCACGCCCGCTAAGAACTTCGGCGCGTTCATGACTTCCCCGGAGATCGCCGCCCAGGTCATCGAACATGCGAGGATCAGCACAGGCCAGCGCGTTCTAGAGCCTAGCGCGGGAAAGGCCGCGCTTGCTTCGGCCGCGCGCAACGCTGGTGCCGATGTAACTTGCGTGGAGCTGCAACCCGGCTTCGCCCACGAACTACGCGTAATCCACGGCTTTGCCGATGCGATCGAGGGCGATTTTCTCGCATTGGACCCGGCCCATTACGCACCGTTCGACGCGGTGATAATGAACCCGCCTTTTGATCGAGGCCGCGACTGTGACCATGTGCGCCATGCCCTCGCCTTTCTCAAACCGGGAGGCGTGCTGGTGGCAATCATGAGCGCGCGGGCAGAGTATGGCGAGGATCAGCGCCACAAGGCGCTACACCGCATGATCGCTGGTTGCGAGGCGATCTATTTCCACGGTCGCAAATGGATCGACCTTCCCCCCGGTTCTTTCGCCCACGCCGGAACCAACGTGAACACTGTTTTGCTTGCGATCCGCAAGCCGGGTTGA
- a CDS encoding ArdC family protein — MAKETNRIDIYQAVTDDILAMLEAGTKPWVKPWSGGPTIPLRHNGVAYRGINVLSLWASAMRQGFASPYWLTFKQALELGGNVRKGSKGTTIVYANKLVVKDSETDNERAIPFLKRYTVFNADQVEGLDGKYPAPAPIITNPETRDVELEVMFSRIDATVRIGGSQAYYHTRDDYIQMPAFEAFHSADDYYATLAHEAVHHAGHESRLNRKTLISTSRADYARDELVAELGASFIGAIVGFKVEEREDHAAYIEHWLTALRNDKRAIFEAAREAQNAADYLLAMMTDQAD, encoded by the coding sequence ATGGCTAAGGAAACGAACCGGATCGACATTTATCAGGCCGTCACCGACGACATTCTTGCGATGCTGGAAGCGGGCACCAAGCCGTGGGTGAAGCCGTGGAGCGGTGGGCCGACCATTCCGCTCCGGCACAATGGGGTCGCCTATCGTGGGATCAACGTCCTCAGCCTTTGGGCCAGCGCTATGCGTCAGGGCTTCGCCTCGCCCTATTGGCTGACCTTCAAACAGGCGTTGGAGCTGGGCGGCAATGTCAGGAAGGGCAGCAAGGGAACCACCATTGTCTATGCCAACAAGCTTGTCGTGAAAGACTCCGAGACGGACAACGAGCGCGCCATTCCGTTCTTGAAACGATACACGGTTTTCAATGCCGATCAGGTCGAAGGACTGGACGGCAAATATCCCGCGCCCGCCCCGATCATCACCAATCCCGAAACCCGCGACGTTGAGCTTGAAGTGATGTTCTCTCGCATCGACGCAACCGTTCGCATCGGCGGATCGCAAGCCTATTACCACACCCGCGACGACTATATCCAAATGCCCGCTTTTGAAGCGTTCCATTCCGCCGACGACTACTATGCCACGCTTGCGCATGAGGCCGTGCATCATGCAGGGCATGAAAGCCGCCTCAACCGAAAAACCCTGATTTCAACGAGTCGCGCCGACTATGCGAGGGACGAACTCGTGGCCGAGCTGGGCGCATCCTTCATCGGCGCGATTGTCGGTTTCAAGGTCGAGGAACGCGAAGACCATGCCGCGTATATCGAGCACTGGTTGACCGCGCTCCGCAACGACAAGCGCGCCATTTTTGAGGCAGCCCGCGAGGCGCAGAACGCCGCCGACTACCTGTTGGCGATGATGACCGACCAAGCGGATTGA